One Pleurocapsa sp. PCC 7327 DNA segment encodes these proteins:
- the psaK gene encoding photosystem I reaction center subunit PsaK, whose protein sequence is MYSTLLLAAASTVPQTVEWSPKVAIIMIVCNILAIAFGKFTIKNQNVGPQLPSPAMFGGMGLGALLGTTSFGHILGVGVILGLANAGVL, encoded by the coding sequence ATGTATTCTACTTTATTGCTTGCTGCTGCATCTACGGTTCCTCAGACTGTAGAATGGAGTCCGAAAGTTGCCATTATCATGATCGTTTGTAATATATTAGCGATCGCTTTTGGCAAATTCACCATTAAAAATCAAAACGTAGGACCTCAGTTACCTTCTCCAGCAATGTTCGGTGGAATGGGTTTAGGAGCTTTACTAGGAACTACTAGCTTTGGTCATATTTTGGGAGTTGGGGTAATCCTAGGACTAGCAAACGCAGGCGTGCTATAG